One region of Hymenobacter sediminicola genomic DNA includes:
- a CDS encoding LytR/AlgR family response regulator transcription factor, with product MPHSVALRCLVVDDDPLSIQVVKNCIASTPFLTAVGSCESAVAAAEVLRKQEVDVLFLDVEMPLMSGIDLLRTLQNPPLVVLITSSKQYAVEAFEHDVVDYLVKPISYARFLKAAQRALELTETRSSAELTVAEPSVDFTFVKVDAKLVKVTFEEVRYVEALGDYVHVVTGQSKLIVYSTMKAVEEKFPAAVFVRVHRSFIVNLKRVQAIEDNTILIDGKHIPIGQTYLRDVLQRLNKF from the coding sequence ATGCCGCACTCTGTTGCTCTCCGTTGTTTGGTCGTCGACGATGACCCGCTGTCTATTCAGGTAGTGAAAAACTGTATTGCCAGCACCCCTTTTCTGACGGCTGTTGGCAGCTGCGAGAGTGCTGTTGCGGCGGCCGAAGTGCTACGGAAGCAGGAAGTAGATGTGCTCTTTTTGGATGTAGAAATGCCTCTCATGTCGGGTATTGACCTACTGCGCACGCTCCAGAATCCTCCTCTTGTTGTACTTATTACCAGCAGTAAGCAATACGCTGTAGAGGCTTTTGAGCACGACGTAGTTGATTACCTAGTGAAACCCATTAGCTATGCCCGCTTCCTCAAAGCCGCTCAGCGTGCCCTTGAGCTTACTGAAACCCGTAGCTCGGCTGAGTTGACAGTTGCGGAGCCGTCTGTCGACTTCACCTTTGTAAAAGTTGATGCAAAGCTGGTAAAGGTGACGTTCGAGGAAGTGCGCTACGTGGAAGCTCTCGGCGACTACGTGCACGTTGTGACCGGCCAAAGTAAGCTCATTGTGTACAGCACAATGAAAGCGGTAGAAGAGAAGTTTCCGGCGGCGGTATTCGTCCGGGTTCACCGCTCGTTTATTGTCAACCTGAAACGGGTGCAGGCTATTGAAGACAATACTATTCTCATCGATGGCAAGCACATTCCTATCGGCCAGACATATCTGCGGGACGTTCTCCAGCGGCTCAATAAGTTTTGA
- a CDS encoding ABC transporter substrate-binding protein: MLTSNPEQLKIVPWLAEALPQISRRDSLTRLTYQLRAEATWDNGQPVLARDVAFTLRVMHCPGLPTEFARTQYGFVQEIELDSTDPKRFTLVCSSSSPDIVLASGDYSILPEYALDPSGALRDVPLALLRTDTTEAVRRHPALRTFAARYRQAQLSRHPDRLPGCGPYRLTSWESNRYMMLERKSGWWASRLQNQPPWLQAKPERLAYQIIPDNTTALLALRRGSLDLYPMPTARDFTALRASADTARLAFYTADSYDMLVAGFNTQRPMLRTAATRRALSLLFNIPDLMQATHQGLAYRSVSLINPHDRLAYQDSLPDLVFSLNEAKRQLRLAGWQLRPAGGWWNGNMGPLALHISYHAGAVEHETVALQFQAAAARIGVAVQLRPAEASLLQRQLVTGDMDMFVRKTSGNPFGYNFMPLLHTRGIGLVNYSRFSQPAADRLIEAITAEPDPQRHARLLKRFQVLLRRESPLVVLYFTRNRLITTRRMASVRMLSVRPGYDVLSLQLDSTKP, from the coding sequence TTGTTGACTAGTAACCCGGAGCAATTAAAAATAGTACCTTGGCTGGCAGAGGCGTTACCACAAATCAGCCGGCGCGACTCACTCACCCGCCTCACCTACCAACTCCGGGCAGAAGCTACCTGGGACAACGGCCAGCCTGTACTGGCCCGCGACGTAGCGTTTACACTTCGGGTGATGCATTGCCCAGGTCTTCCCACTGAGTTTGCCCGGACTCAATATGGGTTTGTGCAGGAAATAGAGCTGGACTCCACTGATCCTAAGCGCTTCACCCTGGTTTGCAGCAGCTCTTCGCCGGATATTGTATTAGCATCCGGCGACTATTCCATCCTGCCAGAATACGCTCTTGATCCGTCGGGCGCATTGCGGGATGTGCCACTCGCTCTGCTACGCACTGACACAACAGAAGCTGTCAGGCGGCATCCAGCACTCCGCACTTTTGCAGCCCGCTACCGGCAGGCACAACTGTCTCGGCATCCAGATCGGCTTCCTGGTTGTGGCCCTTACCGGCTTACAAGCTGGGAAAGTAACCGGTATATGATGCTAGAGCGCAAATCGGGTTGGTGGGCCAGCCGGTTGCAGAACCAGCCGCCGTGGTTGCAAGCCAAACCTGAACGGCTTGCTTATCAAATAATTCCCGACAACACTACCGCTTTGCTAGCCCTGCGGCGCGGCAGCTTGGACCTGTATCCAATGCCTACTGCGCGTGACTTCACGGCACTGCGGGCTTCTGCGGACACTGCACGACTGGCGTTTTACACTGCCGATTCGTACGATATGCTAGTGGCCGGGTTTAATACGCAACGTCCTATGCTGCGCACTGCCGCCACCCGGCGGGCACTCAGCCTTCTGTTTAACATTCCGGACTTGATGCAGGCAACGCATCAAGGACTGGCGTATCGAAGTGTAAGCCTGATTAATCCGCACGACCGGCTGGCCTACCAAGACAGTTTGCCTGACTTGGTTTTTTCTCTGAACGAAGCCAAGCGCCAACTCCGCCTCGCTGGCTGGCAGCTGCGCCCGGCAGGCGGCTGGTGGAATGGCAATATGGGGCCACTGGCTCTGCATATTAGTTACCATGCGGGTGCCGTTGAGCATGAAACTGTTGCGCTGCAGTTTCAGGCGGCGGCGGCACGCATTGGGGTTGCAGTGCAGCTACGCCCTGCTGAGGCGAGTTTGCTGCAGCGGCAGTTGGTCACCGGCGACATGGATATGTTCGTCCGTAAAACCTCAGGGAATCCTTTCGGCTATAATTTTATGCCTTTGCTACATACGCGTGGCATTGGGTTGGTTAATTACAGCCGTTTCAGCCAGCCAGCAGCCGACCGGCTTATAGAAGCTATTACGGCCGAGCCTGACCCGCAACGCCATGCCCGGCTGTTGAAGCGTTTCCAAGTGCTGCTACGGCGCGAGTCGCCACTGGTAGTGCTGTATTTTACGCGCAACCGACTTATCACAACCCGCCGCATGGCATCGGTGCGGATGCTGAGCGTGCGCCCCGGCTACGATGTATTGAGCCTACAACTAGATTCTACCAAGCCCTAA
- a CDS encoding hybrid sensor histidine kinase/response regulator: protein MLLLRVTVLLALLLAGRPGTAQTGQPQQFVKHFGAAEGLPQPFIYALTQDRQGYLWIGTAEGLVRYDGTEFITYTTKDGLAEDFVTQLYVQPRTGQLWAAHYQGGASYWTGRRFQALAAGAARPKALRTAPGIPAPDTTTTAELPLGLASRLPTLQQVLPTGTIPQCQFTDREHTLWIGTAGQGLWRWSDRHISFYPTPASSQTATLALLEGGRTAGISASGEYFTLNPTAGLSSPLFAYPPRLLPYSPSVVLQTPSERTNPIFDGRYPTTTPQMLWAGTQGHGLWQKPLPSGQQPMRRVRRLPPQLSVTALAQHPNGDLWIGTALDGVYRLPADTMQAAEHFTTANGLLHNTIYALATDSAGRVWLGTHDTGLAFWQRGRFHYFRFRNGAIDVSSLLTDDAGRVWIGTEGSGVLRYEKGKLRPYTTTEGLLSPYCYTLLPVRWGANYHGGYRYDFRAEQVLAIHRNGLSFLDGSRRRFRPAALPNNPLVRELLPMAAVAWNDYCVWIQTRTGLLCVRTNYPALLPSLAVPAPAITGSEVNGDAHDPQLLGQLPATRHRMSFAFRAVSLLAGPANVQYQYRLRGYDSVWSKPSAVTEAQFPRLDAGDYVFEVHARRNEQSPWSQPAAVSFGIATPFWRTWWFATLSVLMAGAGIWAVVRGREAVLRQQKMQLETTVRERTQELRKQKAHIEEMNAELTVARDVAEASRKAKAQFLANMSHEIRTPMNAVIGLSHLLRQTPLNGEQSEYLEAVQSSSQNLLIIINDILDSSKIEAGKMTLEHTAFRLPELLRRVTSMFRFATESKHLYLRLNIAPEVPAAVLGDPVRLNQVLVNLIGNAVKFTTTGGVTVHVSVPDGADTDQPTVHFAVQDTGIGIPAGKLDAIFEDFSQANTSTTRQFGGTGLGLSIARNLVELHGGQLWVESEDGVGSVFAFAIRYPVADPTTVPAEASLAVGRFEPALRVLVAEDNEMNQLVARKTLEAWNVHVTVAANGRLAVQAAESGDFDAVLMDVQMPEMDGYEASRQLRALFPAADTFPIIGLTASALPEDRILALEAGMNDTLAKPFDPALLFSRLAQYTGRATVSADSPAPATYSQSPTATESLPSLDWSILEELAGGNEAFIQQIINIFLTHAPTLQQQLRVALSTGDRPTLASTAHKLKGQTAYFGVDALHTALENLEQQAKQEVEMTVLTEHILVIDQQLDWLYPLLRARIAAAGPT from the coding sequence TTGCTTCTGCTTCGTGTTACGGTTCTACTGGCCCTGCTTTTAGCGGGCCGCCCTGGCACGGCTCAAACGGGGCAGCCGCAGCAGTTTGTTAAGCACTTCGGAGCTGCTGAGGGCTTGCCGCAGCCCTTCATCTACGCACTAACCCAAGACCGACAGGGCTACCTTTGGATTGGTACTGCAGAGGGCCTCGTGCGCTACGATGGCACGGAGTTCATCACGTACACCACTAAAGACGGGCTGGCTGAGGATTTTGTGACCCAGCTTTACGTACAGCCACGCACTGGCCAACTTTGGGCAGCACACTACCAAGGCGGCGCTTCCTACTGGACTGGTCGGCGCTTTCAGGCCCTAGCGGCCGGTGCGGCGCGACCCAAGGCCCTGCGCACTGCCCCTGGCATTCCAGCTCCTGATACAACTACAACTGCCGAGTTGCCGCTCGGACTTGCGAGCCGCCTGCCTACCCTGCAACAGGTGCTGCCCACCGGCACTATACCGCAGTGCCAGTTCACTGACCGGGAACATACGCTCTGGATCGGTACGGCCGGTCAGGGCCTATGGCGCTGGTCTGACCGCCACATCAGCTTCTACCCAACTCCAGCTTCATCACAAACGGCCACACTAGCCTTGCTCGAAGGAGGCCGCACTGCAGGTATTTCTGCCAGCGGCGAGTACTTTACGCTGAACCCAACCGCAGGGCTTTCCTCGCCACTATTTGCCTATCCGCCTAGGCTACTGCCTTATTCGCCCAGCGTAGTGCTGCAAACGCCTTCAGAGCGTACCAACCCCATTTTCGATGGCCGTTACCCTACCACAACGCCGCAGATGCTCTGGGCAGGCACTCAGGGACACGGCCTATGGCAGAAACCACTTCCATCGGGCCAGCAGCCCATGAGGCGCGTACGCCGGCTGCCGCCGCAACTCAGTGTTACGGCTCTGGCTCAGCATCCCAATGGCGACTTGTGGATAGGCACCGCGCTGGATGGCGTATACCGTCTGCCAGCCGACACTATGCAAGCTGCCGAACACTTCACCACCGCCAATGGCCTGCTGCACAATACCATCTACGCCCTGGCCACCGATTCGGCAGGCCGGGTGTGGCTGGGCACTCATGATACTGGGCTGGCGTTCTGGCAGCGGGGGCGGTTCCATTATTTTCGCTTCCGGAACGGTGCTATCGACGTGTCAAGTTTGCTCACCGACGATGCAGGTCGGGTCTGGATAGGCACGGAAGGTAGCGGTGTACTCCGCTACGAGAAAGGCAAACTCCGCCCCTACACCACGACCGAAGGTCTACTTTCGCCCTATTGCTACACCCTGCTACCTGTGCGCTGGGGCGCCAACTACCACGGCGGCTACCGCTACGATTTTCGGGCTGAGCAGGTGCTAGCTATACACCGCAACGGACTAAGTTTTTTAGATGGCTCGCGGCGGCGTTTCCGGCCAGCTGCTCTGCCCAACAACCCACTAGTACGGGAACTACTGCCCATGGCAGCCGTGGCTTGGAACGACTACTGCGTCTGGATTCAGACCCGTACGGGCCTGCTATGCGTGCGCACCAATTATCCGGCACTTCTGCCTAGCCTGGCGGTGCCGGCCCCAGCCATTACGGGCAGCGAAGTGAATGGCGACGCTCATGACCCGCAGCTACTAGGCCAGTTGCCTGCTACCCGGCACCGGATGAGCTTTGCTTTCCGGGCAGTGAGCTTGCTGGCTGGTCCGGCGAACGTGCAGTACCAGTACCGTTTGCGCGGCTATGACTCCGTGTGGAGCAAGCCTTCTGCTGTAACTGAAGCGCAATTCCCGCGCCTCGATGCCGGAGACTACGTGTTTGAGGTACACGCCCGCCGGAACGAACAAAGTCCCTGGAGTCAGCCGGCGGCCGTTTCATTTGGCATTGCTACGCCTTTTTGGCGGACGTGGTGGTTTGCGACGCTGAGCGTGCTGATGGCCGGGGCAGGCATCTGGGCAGTTGTGCGGGGGCGCGAGGCCGTGTTACGGCAGCAGAAAATGCAGTTGGAAACCACTGTGCGCGAAAGAACCCAGGAATTGCGCAAGCAGAAGGCGCACATCGAAGAAATGAACGCCGAGCTAACCGTAGCGCGCGACGTAGCCGAAGCCTCACGCAAAGCAAAAGCCCAGTTTCTGGCCAACATGAGCCACGAAATCCGGACCCCAATGAATGCCGTCATTGGCCTTTCGCACTTGCTGCGCCAAACGCCGCTCAATGGCGAGCAAAGTGAGTATCTGGAGGCCGTGCAGTCATCGTCGCAGAACCTGCTAATCATCATCAACGACATTCTGGACTCCTCTAAAATCGAGGCAGGCAAAATGACACTGGAGCACACCGCGTTTCGGTTGCCGGAGCTGTTGCGGCGCGTAACCAGTATGTTCCGTTTCGCCACCGAAAGCAAGCACCTTTATCTTCGCCTCAATATTGCGCCGGAAGTGCCCGCCGCTGTTCTCGGCGACCCGGTACGGTTGAATCAGGTGCTCGTTAACCTCATTGGCAATGCAGTCAAATTTACGACGACGGGGGGCGTAACGGTGCACGTATCGGTGCCCGATGGGGCAGATACAGACCAGCCCACAGTCCACTTCGCGGTACAGGATACGGGTATTGGCATCCCGGCTGGCAAGCTCGATGCTATTTTCGAGGATTTCTCGCAGGCCAACACCAGCACCACCCGGCAGTTTGGCGGCACCGGCCTGGGCCTGAGCATTGCCCGGAATCTGGTGGAGCTGCACGGCGGCCAGCTGTGGGTAGAAAGCGAGGATGGCGTGGGCTCCGTCTTTGCGTTTGCTATTCGCTACCCCGTCGCTGACCCCACTACTGTTCCGGCCGAAGCCAGCCTCGCTGTAGGCCGCTTCGAGCCCGCCCTTCGCGTGCTGGTAGCCGAAGACAATGAAATGAACCAACTGGTGGCGCGAAAAACGTTGGAGGCCTGGAATGTGCACGTCACGGTAGCCGCCAACGGCCGACTCGCCGTGCAGGCAGCCGAGTCCGGGGATTTTGATGCTGTGCTGATGGACGTGCAGATGCCCGAAATGGACGGCTACGAGGCTTCCCGCCAACTGCGGGCTCTTTTTCCTGCTGCCGATACGTTTCCTATCATTGGCCTCACCGCCTCCGCCTTACCCGAAGACCGGATTCTGGCCCTGGAGGCCGGCATGAACGATACACTGGCCAAGCCCTTCGATCCGGCGCTCCTATTCTCGCGCCTAGCCCAGTACACAGGCCGCGCCACCGTTTCCGCTGATTCGCCAGCCCCCGCCACATACAGCCAGTCACCAACTGCAACCGAATCTTTACCTTCTCTCGACTGGAGCATACTGGAAGAACTGGCAGGAGGAAACGAAGCCTTTATCCAACAGATAATCAACATTTTTCTCACTCACGCCCCCACCCTGCAGCAGCAGCTCAGAGTTGCCTTATCAACAGGCGACAGGCCCACACTTGCCAGTACTGCGCATAAGCTGAAAGGCCAAACTGCCTATTTTGGCGTAGATGCCTTGCATACAGCGCTGGAAAACCTAGAACAGCAAGCCAAACAGGAAGTCGAAATGACAGTATTGACCGAGCACATCTTGGTTATTGATCAGCAACTCGACTGGCTATATCCATTGTTGCGCGCCCGAATTGCTGCTGCGGGCCCGACTTAA
- a CDS encoding PKD domain-containing protein: MRRSFLLPALLFLLGACLFPAAKATAQRAGDTTSVACPEPRIAELCVELDASSSVDSAAGSLTFHWLMGDGTTLTGTKVSHCYAARRLYTVQLDVVDEKTGEVRTAEKILPIDFTQEIVLNFSATPAVIHPGQPIVFDAVDSQLPLCENVVVLWDFRDGAVANGRRVEHYFRRPGQYPVRMALRGNGPGSCPDSHCVSRIITVTVAP, from the coding sequence ATGAGACGTTCTTTTCTGCTTCCAGCACTCTTGTTTCTGCTGGGGGCCTGCTTGTTTCCCGCTGCCAAAGCTACCGCCCAGCGCGCCGGCGACACCACAAGCGTAGCGTGCCCGGAGCCGCGCATTGCTGAGCTTTGCGTGGAGCTGGATGCCAGTTCCTCTGTTGATTCGGCAGCGGGGTCACTCACCTTCCATTGGCTGATGGGCGACGGCACGACGCTGACGGGCACGAAAGTGTCGCATTGCTATGCGGCCCGCCGCCTCTACACCGTACAGTTGGACGTAGTAGATGAGAAAACCGGTGAAGTCCGAACTGCTGAGAAGATTCTGCCTATCGATTTCACCCAGGAAATAGTACTCAATTTCTCAGCCACTCCAGCTGTCATACACCCCGGCCAACCCATCGTGTTCGATGCTGTTGACTCCCAGTTGCCGCTTTGCGAAAACGTAGTAGTGTTATGGGACTTCCGGGATGGGGCCGTTGCCAATGGAAGACGTGTAGAACATTACTTCCGGCGCCCGGGCCAATATCCGGTCCGGATGGCATTGCGTGGGAACGGCCCGGGCTCCTGCCCCGACAGCCACTGCGTAAGTCGAATTATTACCGTCACAGTCGCACCGTAG
- a CDS encoding OmpA family protein encodes MYKYLLALLLLSSAAQAQSVEFSKEQFSSNKDGLKAALKSIKLGDEWYQADPPRYEQALPHYLEAQKFNAENAELNLKIGDCYLHSGFKPRALAYLQKAYQLNSGVDPRIHYLLGRGLHLNGKWQEAIAEYKQATPATGTKNTAGFTQDIQKKIKECENGRKLEAKPIRVFVDNAGPGVNSPYPDYGPVISADESVILFTSRRQGSTGGEKDPESGGFFEDVYQSNRENGAWGPARGLGETVNTAGHDATVGLAPDAQRLLVYVEDNGGDLNESNLRGAEWSKPKQLGSRINSKAHESSAAYTPDGRSLLFVSDKPGGLGGRDIYKIEIEGRGPAINLGPAINTPYGEEGVFLHPDGKTMYFSSEGHNSMGGYDIFKSTFQNGQWSAPENLGWPINTPDDDVFFVISASGRHGYYSSFRDDGMGSKDIYQITFLGAEKPPVLSQEDQLLASRAQPVKETLLAPPVPVATAQVTILKGTVTDAASKQPLEATIDVIDNSRNENIASFRANAQSGRYLVSLPSGVNYGIVVRQEGYLFHSENFDLPAGAAYSEVVKDVQLKKLDVGVKVVLNNIFFDFDKATLRKESTGELERLQKLLAETPALRLEISGHTDNVGNAAYNKDLSQRRAKAVVDYLVTKGVAKDRLTFAGYGDTQPVAPNTTKAGRQQNRRTEFKVIGK; translated from the coding sequence ATGTATAAGTATTTACTCGCCCTGCTCCTGCTTTCTTCGGCGGCCCAGGCGCAAAGTGTAGAGTTCAGCAAAGAGCAGTTCAGCTCCAATAAAGACGGGCTAAAGGCGGCGCTGAAGTCCATTAAGCTGGGGGATGAGTGGTACCAAGCCGACCCGCCGCGCTACGAGCAGGCCTTGCCGCACTACTTGGAGGCTCAGAAATTTAACGCCGAAAACGCGGAGCTGAACCTCAAAATCGGGGATTGTTACCTGCACTCAGGCTTCAAGCCGCGGGCATTGGCTTATCTGCAAAAGGCATATCAGCTCAATTCCGGCGTCGATCCGCGTATTCACTATTTGTTGGGCCGCGGGCTTCATCTGAACGGCAAGTGGCAGGAAGCCATAGCTGAATACAAGCAGGCCACGCCGGCTACCGGCACCAAAAACACGGCCGGCTTCACGCAGGACATCCAGAAGAAAATCAAAGAATGTGAAAACGGCCGTAAGCTGGAAGCCAAGCCCATACGGGTGTTCGTGGACAATGCCGGACCGGGCGTCAACTCGCCTTACCCCGACTACGGTCCCGTTATCTCCGCCGATGAATCGGTGATTCTGTTTACCTCGCGCCGCCAAGGCTCTACGGGAGGCGAGAAAGACCCTGAATCGGGCGGCTTCTTTGAGGATGTGTACCAGAGCAACCGCGAAAACGGTGCCTGGGGCCCGGCCCGCGGCCTCGGCGAAACCGTGAATACCGCTGGCCACGACGCCACTGTCGGCCTCGCGCCCGATGCCCAGCGCCTGCTAGTGTATGTAGAGGACAATGGCGGCGACCTGAACGAAAGCAACCTGCGGGGCGCCGAATGGAGCAAGCCGAAGCAATTGGGCAGTCGTATCAATAGCAAGGCGCACGAGTCGTCGGCGGCCTACACGCCGGATGGGCGCAGTTTGCTTTTTGTGAGCGACAAGCCTGGTGGGCTTGGCGGGCGCGACATTTACAAGATTGAGATAGAGGGCCGCGGACCGGCCATCAACCTCGGCCCCGCTATCAACACGCCCTATGGTGAAGAAGGCGTGTTTCTGCACCCCGATGGCAAGACGATGTACTTTTCATCGGAGGGCCACAACTCTATGGGCGGCTATGACATCTTCAAATCCACGTTCCAGAACGGGCAATGGAGCGCGCCCGAGAATCTGGGCTGGCCCATCAATACTCCCGACGACGACGTATTTTTTGTAATTTCTGCGTCGGGCCGCCACGGCTACTATTCCTCGTTCCGCGACGATGGAATGGGTTCCAAGGACATCTACCAGATTACGTTTCTAGGGGCCGAAAAGCCGCCCGTGCTCAGCCAGGAAGACCAGTTGCTGGCTTCGCGGGCCCAGCCAGTGAAAGAAACGCTGCTAGCCCCGCCCGTGCCCGTGGCTACGGCTCAGGTAACCATCCTGAAAGGCACCGTGACGGATGCTGCCAGTAAGCAGCCGTTGGAAGCTACCATCGACGTTATTGACAACTCGCGCAACGAAAACATTGCCTCATTCCGGGCCAATGCGCAGTCGGGCCGCTACCTCGTAAGCCTGCCTTCGGGCGTAAATTATGGTATCGTGGTACGCCAGGAAGGCTACTTATTCCACTCCGAAAACTTCGATTTGCCAGCTGGCGCCGCCTATTCGGAGGTAGTGAAGGATGTGCAGCTCAAGAAGCTGGATGTGGGCGTGAAGGTGGTGCTAAACAACATTTTCTTCGACTTCGACAAGGCGACGCTGCGCAAGGAAAGTACCGGCGAGCTGGAACGCCTGCAGAAGCTGCTGGCCGAGACGCCTGCCCTACGCCTGGAAATATCGGGCCACACCGACAACGTGGGCAATGCCGCTTATAACAAAGACCTGAGCCAGCGCCGCGCCAAAGCCGTAGTGGACTACCTCGTAACAAAGGGTGTGGCCAAAGACCGCCTCACCTTCGCTGGCTACGGCGACACCCAGCCTGTAGCCCCCAACACTACCAAGGCCGGCCGCCAGCAAAACCGCCGCACCGAGTTCAAGGTAATCGGCAAGTAG